From a region of the Corallococcus coralloides DSM 2259 genome:
- a CDS encoding AAA family ATPase: protein MAAELLSPAEAQGAADVASRLKAGLNQVMLDQETVVEQVVTAVLARGHVLLEGLPGLGKTELCKALARLLSLPFRRIQFTPDLLPGDITGTYVLEGESRRDFVFREGPLFASLVLADEINRSSPKTQSALLEAMQERSVTVLGQTRPLPDPFFVLATQNPIELEGTYPLPEAQLDRFLFRILVPPVGARTLRTLLTTRVRGAPPAQEPVLDAEGLSRLFAAVDRVHLPGPVADFIGRLVEASDPRQPSAPEPVRRFVRFGASPRAALALAAAGRARALLEGRPNVGFDDVVAAAPAALNHRLVLAYEASLEKVSAPDVVRELLKATPEVPRG from the coding sequence GTGGCAGCGGAGCTTCTGAGTCCCGCCGAAGCGCAGGGCGCGGCGGACGTGGCGTCCCGGCTCAAGGCCGGGCTCAACCAGGTGATGCTCGACCAGGAGACGGTCGTCGAGCAGGTCGTGACGGCGGTGCTCGCCCGGGGCCACGTGCTCCTGGAGGGCCTGCCCGGCCTGGGCAAGACGGAGCTGTGCAAGGCCCTGGCGCGGCTGTTGTCGCTGCCCTTCCGCCGCATCCAGTTCACCCCCGACCTCCTGCCCGGTGACATCACCGGCACCTACGTGCTGGAGGGCGAATCGCGCCGGGACTTCGTCTTCCGCGAAGGCCCCCTCTTCGCGAGCCTCGTCCTCGCGGATGAAATCAACCGCTCCAGCCCCAAGACGCAGTCCGCGCTGCTGGAGGCCATGCAGGAGCGGTCGGTGACGGTGCTGGGCCAGACGCGGCCCCTGCCCGACCCCTTCTTCGTGCTCGCCACGCAGAACCCCATCGAGCTCGAAGGCACGTACCCGCTGCCCGAAGCGCAGCTGGACCGCTTCCTCTTCCGCATCCTCGTGCCGCCCGTGGGCGCCAGGACGCTGCGCACCCTGCTCACCACGCGCGTGCGCGGCGCGCCTCCCGCGCAGGAGCCGGTGCTGGACGCGGAGGGCCTGTCGCGCCTGTTCGCCGCCGTGGACCGCGTGCACCTGCCTGGCCCGGTGGCGGACTTCATCGGCCGGCTGGTGGAGGCGTCCGATCCGCGCCAGCCCTCCGCTCCGGAGCCCGTGCGCCGCTTCGTGCGCTTCGGCGCGAGCCCTCGCGCGGCGCTGGCCCTGGCCGCCGCGGGCCGTGCGCGCGCGCTGCTCGAGGGCCGGCCCAACGTGGGCTTCGATGACGTGGTGGCCGCCGCGCCCGCCGCCCTCAACCACCGCCTGGTGCTGGCCTACGAGGCGTCGCTGGAGAAGGTGTCCGCGCCGGACGTGGTGCGCGAGCTGCTCAAGGCCACGCCCGAGGTGCCCCGTGGCTAG
- a CDS encoding AAA family ATPase, giving the protein MLTSLRIQNFRALRKLSVEGLTRVSLLVGANNTGKTSILEAAELVLAGGGPSVLARSPIRREETEVRDEIVDLNDRVTVSHLFFGHTLAHDAHFQINAAVPEARYFRGRIETLITNDPAIAAADVIDLQPPPSPEGPLSLVLESDQFEPTAFRLMEQGVKWGGLAGRAIRGKKDRPETKPVSFIETTAPGIPQLSNLWDGVVLTPEEDRVVDVLRIIEPGLDRIAALAGRNTSPSASIFVKLKDSDQRIPLGSMGEGIKRLMSLSLSLVKAAGGYLLVDEIDTGLHHSVMVKMWRLVTEAAKRLNVQVLATTHSLDCVRALAALYEEQQDLRNVISVHRIERNAEHNVPYSADELLAASRHEMEIR; this is encoded by the coding sequence ATGCTGACGTCCCTGCGGATCCAGAACTTCCGCGCCCTTCGAAAGCTCTCTGTCGAGGGACTGACCCGCGTCAGCCTGCTGGTGGGAGCCAACAACACCGGTAAGACGTCCATTTTGGAGGCGGCGGAATTGGTGCTCGCCGGGGGTGGCCCCTCGGTTCTTGCTCGCAGTCCTATTCGGCGTGAGGAAACCGAAGTCCGTGACGAGATAGTCGACTTGAACGATCGCGTGACCGTCTCTCACCTTTTCTTCGGGCACACCCTCGCTCACGACGCGCACTTCCAAATCAACGCAGCAGTTCCCGAAGCGCGATACTTCCGTGGAAGGATCGAAACGCTCATCACGAATGACCCAGCTATAGCGGCAGCGGATGTCATCGACCTCCAGCCCCCCCCTTCTCCTGAAGGTCCCTTAAGCCTTGTCCTCGAAAGTGATCAATTCGAACCAACGGCTTTCAGATTGATGGAGCAAGGGGTCAAATGGGGAGGCTTGGCGGGTCGCGCTATTCGAGGCAAGAAGGACCGTCCAGAGACCAAGCCTGTTAGCTTCATCGAGACGACGGCTCCGGGAATCCCGCAGCTTAGCAATCTATGGGACGGCGTCGTCCTGACACCGGAAGAAGACCGAGTCGTCGATGTCCTGCGAATCATTGAGCCAGGACTCGATCGAATCGCAGCGCTTGCGGGGAGAAACACTTCCCCGTCCGCGAGCATCTTCGTCAAGCTGAAGGATTCGGATCAGCGCATTCCGCTTGGGAGCATGGGCGAGGGCATCAAACGCCTCATGTCCCTGAGCTTGAGCCTGGTAAAGGCAGCGGGCGGCTATCTTCTCGTCGACGAAATCGACACAGGCCTCCATCACTCCGTGATGGTGAAGATGTGGCGGCTGGTCACTGAAGCGGCGAAGCGGCTGAACGTCCAGGTCCTTGCAACGACGCACAGCCTGGATTGCGTTCGTGCCCTCGCCGCGCTCTACGAGGAACAGCAGGACCTCCGGAACGTCATCTCCGTCCATCGCATCGAGCGGAACGCGGAGCACAACGTCCCCTACTCGGCGGACGAACTCCTCGCCGCCTCACGGCACGAGATGGAGATCCGGTGA
- a CDS encoding DUF3226 domain-containing protein, with protein MSAPSPKSPYRLMVEGPDDKHTLVHLLKRHGYDWEDSKLTCPYIEDVGGVEKLLDRTLLSTALKTYDRLALVFDADLPPYNRWHQFKTCLEQLNIVVPDVPEPGGTLLSGLRPNSRLGIWVMPDNSQPGRIEEFIEKLVPAGDTLWPHARTTTTDALTQGAPLRPQDHVKGALHAWLAWQLDPGIPFGVALASKVLGHDSPEAQRFVAWFHRCFS; from the coding sequence GTGAGTGCGCCGTCTCCTAAAAGCCCCTATCGCCTGATGGTCGAAGGACCGGACGACAAACACACCCTCGTCCACCTCCTGAAGCGTCACGGCTACGACTGGGAGGATTCGAAGCTCACATGCCCCTATATCGAAGACGTAGGCGGCGTGGAGAAGCTCCTCGACAGGACGCTCCTCTCGACCGCACTCAAGACCTATGACCGGCTTGCGCTGGTCTTCGACGCGGATCTGCCTCCGTACAACCGCTGGCACCAATTCAAGACCTGCCTCGAACAGCTCAACATCGTGGTCCCGGATGTGCCTGAGCCCGGAGGAACCCTCCTCTCCGGCCTTCGTCCCAACTCCCGCCTGGGAATCTGGGTCATGCCAGACAATTCCCAACCCGGCCGCATCGAGGAGTTCATCGAGAAGCTCGTCCCGGCCGGGGACACCCTCTGGCCCCACGCCCGGACGACCACCACGGACGCACTGACCCAAGGCGCTCCGCTACGCCCGCAGGACCACGTGAAGGGCGCCCTCCACGCATGGCTCGCATGGCAACTGGACCCCGGCATCCCCTTCGGCGTCGCCCTCGCCAGCAAAGTACTGGGCCACGACTCGCCCGAAGCTCAACGTTTCGTAGCCTGGTTCCACCGCTGCTTCTCCTGA
- a CDS encoding aldo/keto reductase family protein, whose protein sequence is MNFRFLGRSGLKVSEISFGNWLTHGSQVEEDAAVACVKAALDTGITTFDTADVYAGTKAEAVLGRALKGQRREGYELFTKVYWPTGPGQNDRGLSRKHIIESIHGSLRRLQTDYVDLYQAHRFDAETPLEETMLAFADIVRQGKALYIGVSEWTAEQISAGAKLARELRVPFISNQPQYSMLWRVIESKVIPTSDAEGLGQIVWSPMAKGVLSGKYLPGKPPPADTRAANQQGASFMTNFMTDDVLTRVQQLKPLAQEAGLSMAQLSIAWVLQNKSVSSAIIGATRPEQVLDNVKATGVKLDAELLRRIDSILGPVVERDPAQTTSPSRRP, encoded by the coding sequence ATGAACTTCCGATTCCTTGGTCGCAGCGGTCTGAAGGTCAGCGAGATTTCTTTCGGCAACTGGCTCACCCACGGCTCCCAGGTGGAGGAGGACGCCGCGGTCGCGTGCGTGAAGGCCGCGCTCGACACGGGCATCACCACCTTCGACACCGCTGACGTCTACGCCGGCACCAAGGCGGAGGCCGTGCTCGGCCGCGCCCTCAAGGGCCAGCGCCGTGAAGGCTACGAGCTGTTCACCAAGGTCTACTGGCCCACCGGCCCCGGCCAGAACGACCGCGGCCTGTCGCGCAAGCACATCATCGAGTCCATCCACGGCTCCCTGCGCCGTCTCCAGACGGACTACGTGGACCTCTACCAGGCCCACCGCTTCGACGCGGAGACGCCCCTGGAGGAGACCATGCTCGCGTTCGCGGACATCGTCCGCCAGGGCAAGGCCCTCTACATCGGCGTCTCCGAATGGACCGCCGAGCAGATCTCCGCCGGCGCGAAGCTCGCCCGCGAGCTGCGCGTGCCCTTCATCTCCAACCAGCCCCAGTACTCCATGCTCTGGCGGGTCATCGAGTCCAAGGTCATCCCCACCTCCGACGCTGAAGGCCTGGGGCAGATCGTCTGGTCCCCGATGGCCAAGGGCGTGCTCAGCGGCAAGTACCTCCCCGGCAAGCCCCCGCCCGCGGACACCCGCGCCGCCAACCAGCAGGGCGCGTCGTTCATGACCAACTTCATGACGGACGACGTGCTCACCCGCGTCCAGCAACTCAAGCCGCTGGCCCAGGAGGCCGGCCTGTCGATGGCGCAGCTCTCCATCGCCTGGGTGCTCCAGAACAAGAGCGTCTCCTCCGCCATCATCGGCGCCACCAGGCCGGAGCAGGTGCTCGACAACGTGAAGGCCACCGGCGTGAAGCTCGACGCGGAGCTCCTGCGCCGCATCGACTCCATCCTCGGCCCCGTCGTGGAGCGCGACCCCGCGCAGACCACCAGCCCCAGCCGCAGGCCCTGA
- a CDS encoding MotA/TolQ/ExbB proton channel family protein: MTSFFLLAQAAHPELGWLSSKLLGVTLGSAEWVLWLLVSLSILSIAVMLERAVYFSRHRLANSEALAVRLARGEFDTVAGEVKNQKGMEAAVIREALASAPQGPDTVEQVIASTVARERPQYERGLSILGTLGNNAPFIGLFGTVLGIIKAFNDLGAMNAKGGAMQQTVMAGISEALVATAVGLAVAIPAVVAFNIFNRQLKTLTSRTTALGHALVGAMKARKPGAAGGN; the protein is encoded by the coding sequence ATGACGTCCTTCTTCCTCCTGGCCCAGGCGGCCCACCCCGAACTCGGATGGTTGAGCAGCAAGCTGCTCGGGGTGACGTTGGGCAGCGCCGAGTGGGTGCTCTGGCTGCTCGTGTCGCTGTCCATCCTCTCCATCGCGGTGATGCTGGAGCGCGCCGTCTACTTCTCGCGCCACCGGCTGGCCAACTCGGAGGCCCTGGCGGTGCGCCTGGCGCGCGGCGAGTTCGACACCGTGGCCGGTGAGGTGAAGAACCAGAAGGGCATGGAGGCCGCCGTCATCCGCGAGGCCCTCGCCTCCGCGCCCCAGGGCCCCGACACCGTGGAGCAGGTCATTGCGTCCACCGTCGCCCGCGAGCGCCCCCAGTACGAGCGCGGCCTGTCCATCCTGGGCACGCTGGGCAACAACGCCCCCTTCATCGGTCTGTTCGGCACGGTGCTCGGCATCATCAAGGCCTTCAACGACCTGGGCGCCATGAATGCCAAGGGCGGCGCCATGCAGCAGACGGTGATGGCCGGCATCTCGGAGGCGCTCGTCGCCACCGCCGTGGGCCTCGCCGTCGCCATCCCCGCCGTGGTCGCCTTCAACATCTTCAACCGCCAGCTCAAGACGCTCACCAGCCGCACCACCGCCCTGGGCCACGCGCTCGTGGGCGCCATGAAGGCGCGCAAGCCGGGCGCCGCGGGAGGCAACTAG
- a CDS encoding ExbD/TolR family protein: protein MAGGANDSDEEISGINVTPLVDVVLVLLIIFMVTANFIVRETVEVDLPRAANGGETVQGLVNVVLDKEGKLYFDGAEVTEADLSRRVTEAVAKDKDTRAIISADQTLAYGRVMRLIDVVKGQGIAKFALNIEKDAAPSRAAPATP, encoded by the coding sequence ATGGCCGGCGGCGCGAACGACAGCGACGAGGAAATCTCAGGCATCAACGTCACCCCGCTGGTGGACGTGGTGCTGGTGCTGCTCATCATCTTCATGGTGACGGCCAACTTCATCGTCCGCGAGACGGTGGAGGTGGACCTGCCCCGCGCCGCCAACGGCGGTGAGACGGTGCAGGGCCTGGTGAACGTCGTCCTCGACAAGGAGGGCAAGCTCTACTTCGACGGCGCGGAGGTGACGGAAGCGGACCTGTCCCGCCGCGTGACGGAAGCGGTGGCCAAGGACAAGGACACGCGCGCCATCATCAGCGCGGACCAGACGCTCGCCTACGGCCGCGTGATGCGCCTCATCGACGTGGTGAAGGGCCAGGGCATCGCGAAGTTCGCCCTCAACATCGAGAAGGACGCCGCCCCCTCCCGGGCCGCGCCCGCCACGCCCTGA
- a CDS encoding energy transducer TonB has translation MSQAVLDPSSLPQRDRSTRFLLVFVLVSLALHGVGFGLLSTLEGRKLPASQKPVEMVMVEVQKPPPPPPPEEKPEEPKPPPPPPPKVKVKPPPIKVAEAPKPPPPTDAPPPPNDTPPPEPSAKPPPLVVGMTMSSTTSAGSFAAPVGNTAYGKANGPAKAPQDVKGYSAPKYVPVYQVDSEPSVASEVKIPYPDEARRAGIEGTVTLSIAIDAEGKVSNVKVISGPGYGLNEAARDAIRRFRFKPAIKGGEPVATEMKYSYTFLLD, from the coding sequence ATGAGCCAGGCGGTCCTCGACCCTTCTTCCCTGCCCCAGCGCGACCGCTCCACGCGGTTTTTGCTGGTGTTCGTCCTCGTGTCGCTCGCGCTGCACGGGGTGGGCTTCGGGCTTCTCTCCACCCTGGAGGGCCGCAAGCTCCCGGCCAGCCAGAAGCCGGTGGAGATGGTCATGGTGGAGGTGCAGAAGCCGCCGCCCCCGCCGCCTCCGGAGGAGAAGCCGGAGGAGCCCAAGCCGCCGCCTCCGCCGCCCCCGAAGGTGAAGGTGAAGCCGCCGCCCATCAAGGTCGCGGAGGCCCCCAAGCCCCCGCCCCCGACGGACGCCCCGCCGCCGCCCAACGACACGCCGCCGCCGGAGCCGTCCGCCAAGCCGCCGCCGTTGGTGGTGGGCATGACCATGTCGTCCACCACCAGCGCGGGCTCCTTCGCCGCGCCCGTGGGCAACACCGCCTACGGCAAGGCCAACGGCCCCGCGAAGGCGCCCCAGGACGTGAAGGGCTACTCGGCGCCGAAGTACGTGCCCGTGTACCAGGTGGACTCGGAGCCTTCCGTCGCGTCCGAGGTGAAGATTCCCTACCCGGACGAGGCGCGCCGCGCGGGCATCGAGGGCACCGTCACGCTGTCCATCGCCATCGACGCGGAGGGCAAGGTGAGCAACGTGAAGGTCATCTCCGGGCCCGGCTACGGCCTGAACGAGGCCGCGCGCGACGCCATCCGCCGCTTCCGCTTCAAGCCCGCCATCAAGGGCGGTGAGCCGGTGGCCACGGAGATGAAGTACTCGTACACCTTCCTGCTGGACTGA
- a CDS encoding MarR family winged helix-turn-helix transcriptional regulator — protein MRQPATTTDLSEGGSGLSEQAWTLLFELLHTHMRNFPALAAEFDLSPVQAHVLRQLGEGALAMSTLAHYLSCDASNVTGLVDRLEARGLVERKSSEQDRRVKMLVLTEAGAELRGRLMARLSAPPPLIAAMPDEDLAALRDIMRRALKTQ, from the coding sequence ATGCGCCAGCCGGCGACCACCACCGACCTGTCGGAAGGCGGGAGTGGGTTGTCGGAGCAGGCGTGGACGCTCCTCTTCGAGCTGCTGCACACGCACATGCGCAACTTCCCCGCCCTGGCGGCGGAGTTCGACCTGTCTCCCGTGCAGGCGCACGTGTTGAGGCAGCTGGGCGAGGGAGCGCTCGCGATGAGCACGCTCGCCCACTACCTGTCGTGTGATGCGTCCAACGTGACGGGGCTGGTGGACCGGCTGGAGGCGCGCGGGCTGGTGGAGCGCAAGAGCAGCGAGCAGGACCGCCGCGTGAAGATGCTGGTGCTGACGGAGGCCGGCGCGGAGCTGCGCGGCCGGCTGATGGCGCGGCTGAGCGCGCCGCCGCCCCTCATCGCCGCGATGCCGGACGAGGACCTGGCGGCGCTGCGCGACATCATGCGCCGCGCGCTCAAGACGCAGTAG
- a CDS encoding TolC family protein produces the protein MSTLLALSLSATLAAAPVLTLDEALESARQQNLDLKVAQERFEQASLATRKAWSGYLPTITAGASITRNNVAAIIPAGPIAPVDITIQPLIQQGAQIEARQAIIAPQLWAGIAASYKSVQLAELNTQTARRQVLFGVAQAYYGAAAQQEALRAQERLLELNQAREKDTQARFDAGTVTRVALLRAQLDRSRAEQDLVRAKNALAGLKLALGTLIQREPDFDLAPPPEPTVPAQASPDDLVNQAIQERSDVQAAEVGLKLSRINKTGVILSYLPTLGVTGAYRIANAAGFTGQNETWAITFGASWTLFDGGLREANLSEASSRVREATVTQALAQARVKEEVRRSKLDLENALANRSKAEEALELARESNRLTDVSFKAGVATYLEVADANTALTNAEVGFVSERLQASLAALRLLNSLGSFESGSVKKDAAALGAQPGGGAPQSQPAQEQPAPQQPAPQQ, from the coding sequence ATGAGTACCCTTCTGGCGCTGTCCCTGTCGGCCACCCTGGCCGCGGCGCCCGTACTGACGCTGGATGAGGCACTGGAGTCCGCCCGCCAGCAGAACCTCGATTTGAAGGTCGCCCAGGAGCGCTTCGAGCAGGCATCGCTCGCGACGCGCAAGGCCTGGTCGGGATACCTGCCCACCATCACCGCCGGGGCGTCCATCACGCGCAACAACGTGGCGGCCATCATCCCCGCGGGCCCCATCGCCCCGGTGGACATCACCATCCAGCCGCTCATCCAGCAGGGCGCGCAGATCGAGGCGCGGCAGGCCATCATCGCGCCGCAGCTGTGGGCGGGCATCGCGGCCTCCTACAAGTCCGTGCAGCTGGCGGAGCTGAACACGCAGACGGCGCGCCGGCAGGTGCTCTTCGGCGTGGCGCAGGCGTACTACGGCGCCGCGGCGCAGCAGGAAGCCCTGCGCGCCCAGGAGCGGCTGCTGGAGCTGAACCAGGCGCGTGAGAAGGACACCCAGGCCCGGTTCGACGCGGGCACGGTGACGCGCGTGGCGCTCCTGCGCGCCCAGCTGGACCGCTCTCGCGCGGAGCAGGACCTGGTGCGCGCGAAGAACGCGCTCGCGGGCCTGAAGCTGGCGCTGGGCACGCTCATCCAGCGCGAGCCGGACTTCGACCTGGCCCCGCCGCCGGAGCCGACGGTGCCCGCGCAGGCGTCGCCGGACGACCTGGTCAACCAGGCCATCCAGGAGCGCTCGGACGTGCAGGCCGCGGAAGTGGGCCTGAAGCTCAGCCGCATCAACAAGACGGGCGTCATCCTCAGCTACCTGCCCACGCTGGGCGTGACGGGCGCCTACCGCATCGCGAACGCGGCGGGCTTCACCGGCCAGAACGAGACCTGGGCCATCACCTTCGGCGCCAGCTGGACGCTGTTCGACGGCGGCCTGCGTGAGGCGAACCTCTCCGAGGCGTCGTCGCGCGTGCGCGAGGCCACCGTCACCCAGGCGCTCGCCCAGGCCCGCGTGAAGGAAGAGGTGCGCCGCTCCAAGCTGGACCTGGAGAACGCGCTGGCCAACCGCTCCAAGGCCGAGGAGGCGCTGGAGCTGGCGCGCGAGTCCAACCGCCTGACGGACGTGAGCTTCAAGGCGGGCGTCGCCACCTACCTGGAGGTCGCGGACGCCAACACCGCGCTCACCAACGCGGAAGTGGGCTTCGTGTCCGAGCGTCTCCAGGCGTCGCTCGCCGCGCTGCGCCTGCTCAACTCGCTGGGCTCCTTCGAGTCCGGTTCGGTGAAGAAGGACGCGGCCGCCCTGGGTGCGCAGCCCGGCGGAGGAGCGCCGCAGTCGCAGCCGGCCCAGGAGCAGCCGGCGCCGCAGCAGCCCGCGCCCCAGCAGTAG
- a CDS encoding Rieske 2Fe-2S domain-containing protein, with protein sequence MLPSRQLRRQPVRVELAGHAYALFRDAAGKAAALSDACPHRFAPLSKGIVTKEGQLQCPYHGWRFDARGHGTNPSQPELRHCEAKSFQVVERHGYLWLAHADTPESAMPELSGGDYVFGGTFSTLFQAPLHVALDNFSEDEHTPFVHTRLGWSGAQAGEVQFEAHNHEDHTEVHYRAPQRPAPIMRLLAVGKGDLFRNDWVTRFDPVRSVYTVSWIQPSGAPRPFITQAHIFFVPETARTTRLHVFSFLRTTVPALRPLLPAAAKAALGLTWWEVRDDARFIPTVADTPYSHKGMRLDKYDKPLVHQRKLMERIYYAHEAHEPGPALPQVRDATGT encoded by the coding sequence GTGCTCCCCTCCCGCCAGCTCCGCCGCCAGCCCGTCCGCGTGGAGCTGGCGGGCCACGCCTACGCGCTCTTCCGGGATGCCGCCGGGAAGGCCGCGGCGCTGTCGGACGCATGTCCGCACCGCTTCGCGCCGCTGTCGAAGGGCATCGTGACGAAGGAGGGGCAGCTCCAGTGCCCGTACCATGGCTGGCGCTTCGACGCGCGAGGCCACGGCACCAACCCCAGCCAGCCGGAGCTGCGCCACTGCGAGGCGAAGAGCTTCCAGGTGGTGGAGCGCCACGGCTACCTCTGGCTCGCGCACGCGGACACGCCCGAGTCCGCGATGCCGGAGCTCTCCGGCGGGGACTACGTCTTCGGCGGGACGTTCTCCACGCTGTTCCAGGCGCCGCTGCACGTGGCGCTCGACAACTTCAGCGAGGACGAGCACACGCCCTTCGTCCACACCCGGCTGGGGTGGAGCGGCGCGCAGGCGGGCGAGGTGCAGTTCGAGGCGCACAACCACGAGGACCACACGGAGGTGCACTACCGCGCCCCGCAGCGGCCCGCGCCCATCATGCGCCTGCTCGCGGTGGGCAAGGGGGACCTCTTCCGCAATGACTGGGTGACGCGCTTCGACCCGGTGCGCAGCGTCTACACCGTCAGCTGGATCCAGCCCTCGGGAGCGCCGCGTCCCTTCATCACGCAGGCGCACATCTTCTTCGTGCCGGAGACGGCGCGCACCACGCGCCTGCATGTGTTCTCCTTCCTGCGCACGACGGTGCCCGCGCTGAGGCCCCTGCTACCGGCGGCGGCGAAGGCCGCGCTGGGCCTCACCTGGTGGGAGGTGCGCGACGACGCGCGCTTCATCCCCACCGTGGCGGACACGCCCTACAGCCACAAGGGCATGCGGCTGGACAAGTACGACAAGCCGCTCGTGCACCAGCGCAAGCTCATGGAGCGCATCTACTACGCGCACGAGGCGCACGAGCCTGGGCCGGCGCTGCCCCAGGTCCGCGACGCCACGGGCACCTGA